CATGCCGCGGTCACGGACCATGCGGTCGACCTGGGTCTCGTGCGGCGCGTCCACGACGAGCACGGCGTCGAAGTCCTGGGTGCGGCCCGACTCGGCGAGCAGCGGGATGTCGTGCACGACGAGCGCGCCCTCGGGCGCCTCCGCCTCGAGCCGGACGAACTCCTCGAACACGCGCGGGTGGATGATCCCCTCCAGGCGCCGCCGCGCGTCCTCGTCGTCGAAGACGATCCTCGCCACGGCCGGGCGGTCCAGCGAGCCGTCGGCGGCCAGCACCGAGTCGCCGAACGCCTCGACCACCTCGGCCAGCCCGTCGGTCCCGGGTGCGACCACGTCGCGCGCGAGCTGGTCGGCGTCGATGACCACCGCTCCGAGCGTGCGCAGCAACGACGACACGGTGCTCTTGCCCGAGGCGATGCCTCCGGTCAGCGCGACCCTCATGGGACTCCTCTGGTGCGGGGTTGTGGTCGCTCCGATCGTGGCACAACGCCAGATGAGCGACCGTGACTCCGAGTTGCACGACGGGGCGGAGCTCCCGGTCAGGCGTCGTAGTCGACCTCGACCCCGTCGGAGCGGGGGTAGCTCTGGCAGGTCAGGACGTAGCCCCGGGCCACCTCGTCGTCCTCGAGCGCGAAGTTGCGCACCATCTCGACCTCGCCGCTCACGACCCGGGCCCGGCAGGTCGCGCAGACCCCGCCGCGGCACGCGAACGGCACGTCGGACCGCGCGAGGCGGGCGGCGTCCAGCAGGGAGGACCCGGGCGGTGCCGCCACCTCGCTGCGCCGCCCGTCGAGGGTGAAGCACACCGCCACACCACCGGCCTCCTCCTGGGCAGCGGGAGCGGGCGGTGGCGGCACGTCCTCGACGAAGAACAGCTCGGCGCGCACCCGGTCGGCCGGCACGCCACGGTCGGCGAGGACCGCCCGCAGGTCACGCACCATCTCCCACGGGCCGCACAGCCAGTACGCCGCCACGTCCGGCCCGGCGAGCGCGTCGAGCACGGCGGCGAACCGGGCAGGGTCCAGCCGCCCGCTGAGCAGGGGCGCGTCCTGGGGCTCCCGGGACAGCACGTGCACCAGGGAGACCCGCGTGGGCCAGCGGTCCTTGAGGTCGGCCAGCTCGTCGAGGAACATCGCGCTGCGCGAGGTGCGGTTGGCGTAGAGGACCGTCACCCTCGCCCCGTGGTCGCGCAGCAGCGTCGTGACCAGCGACAGCACCGGGGTGATGCCGGAGCCGGCCGCGACCAGCA
This genomic window from Nocardioides marmoribigeumensis contains:
- a CDS encoding 2Fe-2S iron-sulfur cluster-binding protein, with protein sequence MTRFRPLTITRVDRLTDDAVAVTLDGADREFSAGQHLVVRRPGREDEPRTYSLCSAPGAPLRIGVRRVADGSFSSWLVDAARPGDVIEATAPTGRFSLSSYPPSPGEHHVLVAAGSGITPVLSLVTTLLRDHGARVTVLYANRTSRSAMFLDELADLKDRWPTRVSLVHVLSREPQDAPLLSGRLDPARFAAVLDALAGPDVAAYWLCGPWEMVRDLRAVLADRGVPADRVRAELFFVEDVPPPPAPAAQEEAGGVAVCFTLDGRRSEVAAPPGSSLLDAARLARSDVPFACRGGVCATCRARVVSGEVEMVRNFALEDDEVARGYVLTCQSYPRSDGVEVDYDA
- the coaE gene encoding dephospho-CoA kinase, with product MRVALTGGIASGKSTVSSLLRTLGAVVIDADQLARDVVAPGTDGLAEVVEAFGDSVLAADGSLDRPAVARIVFDDEDARRRLEGIIHPRVFEEFVRLEAEAPEGALVVHDIPLLAESGRTQDFDAVLVVDAPHETQVDRMVRDRGMTREEAESRIAAQADRDTRLSIATHVIENDETREELEARVREVYAELMG